The following proteins come from a genomic window of Proteiniphilum propionicum:
- the gyrA gene encoding DNA gyrase subunit A, translating to MIDQQDRIIKINIEDEMKSSYIDYSMSVIVSRALPDVRDGFKPVHRRILYGMSELGNTSDKPHKKSARIVGEVLGKFHPHGDSSVYNAMVRLAQDWSMRYTLVDGQGNMGSVDGDSPAAMRYTEARLNKLAEEMLRDIDKETVDFKLNFDDTLLEPTVLPTRIPNLLINGSSGIAVGMATNIAPHNLTECINGIIAYIDDNDIDTKGLMHYIKAPDFPTGAYIYGYKGVEEAFETGRGRIVMRGKAEIESGKTHDRIIIYEIPYLVNKADLIRNIADLVSDKKIDGISNINDESDRDGMRIVVDIKRDGNANVVLNKLYKMTALQSSFSVNNIALVNGRPELLSLKRMIELFVEHRHEVVIRRTKYDLRKAEERAHILEGLIIASDNIDEVIAIIRSSSTPQEAIQRLMERFELSEIQSRAIVEMRLRQLTGLEQDKLHAEYNEIQKLITYLNEILSNEELCMQVIKDELIEIRNKYGDERRSEIIFASEEMNPEDFYADEEMVITISHMGYIKRTPLTDFHTQNRGGVGARGSDTREEDFVEYIYPATNHNYMLFFTQKGKCYWLRVFEIPEGTKISKGRAIQNLLNIDSDDTVTAFVRVETLSDEDYINSHYLIFCTQQGVVKKTLLEAYSRPRQNGVNAITIRDDDQVISVRLTDGSKHVILANRNGRAIRFSEDDVRPMGRTATGVRGMTLDEDGEDCVIGMICMAPDSENTILVVSEQGYGKRTYLNDEDGEPVYRITRRGGKGVKTLNITDKTGKLVAIKSVTDENDLMIINKSGITIRLKISDIRTMGRATQGVRLINLDKRNDQIASVCKVNSEDSDDEINNKSTEPDDDLQESDSVE from the coding sequence ATGATTGATCAGCAAGACAGAATCATCAAGATTAATATCGAAGATGAAATGAAATCGTCATACATCGATTATTCGATGTCAGTGATCGTTTCACGTGCTCTTCCCGATGTGCGTGACGGATTCAAACCGGTCCACAGGCGTATCCTTTACGGTATGTCTGAACTTGGAAACACATCAGATAAGCCACATAAAAAATCCGCGAGGATTGTCGGCGAAGTTCTGGGTAAATTCCATCCCCATGGCGACTCATCAGTGTATAACGCCATGGTGCGCCTGGCTCAGGATTGGAGCATGCGCTACACCCTGGTGGATGGACAGGGAAACATGGGAAGTGTTGACGGAGACAGCCCCGCTGCCATGCGTTACACCGAGGCACGGCTTAATAAGCTGGCTGAAGAGATGCTAAGGGATATCGACAAGGAGACTGTCGATTTTAAACTTAACTTTGACGATACATTACTGGAACCTACTGTTCTCCCCACACGAATCCCCAACCTTCTAATTAACGGTTCATCAGGTATTGCCGTGGGTATGGCAACCAATATTGCACCTCACAACCTAACGGAGTGTATAAACGGTATAATTGCATATATCGACGACAATGATATCGATACCAAAGGATTGATGCATTATATTAAAGCTCCCGATTTTCCTACCGGAGCCTATATTTACGGATACAAAGGTGTTGAGGAGGCTTTTGAAACTGGCAGGGGGCGCATCGTTATGCGTGGTAAAGCCGAGATTGAATCGGGTAAGACACACGATAGAATCATCATATACGAAATACCCTATCTGGTGAATAAAGCCGACCTGATAAGGAATATTGCCGATCTGGTGTCAGACAAGAAAATTGATGGCATTTCCAATATCAATGATGAGTCCGACAGGGACGGTATGCGCATAGTGGTAGATATAAAAAGAGACGGTAACGCCAATGTAGTGCTTAACAAGTTATATAAAATGACTGCACTCCAGTCCTCTTTCAGTGTAAATAATATAGCGCTGGTAAATGGACGCCCCGAACTACTATCACTTAAACGGATGATTGAACTCTTTGTGGAACATCGTCACGAGGTGGTGATCAGGCGTACCAAGTATGATCTGCGCAAAGCTGAGGAGAGGGCTCATATTCTTGAAGGATTGATTATCGCCTCAGACAATATTGACGAGGTTATTGCCATCATCCGGAGTTCTTCCACTCCGCAGGAAGCCATTCAGCGATTGATGGAGCGATTTGAACTTAGTGAGATTCAGTCCCGTGCCATCGTGGAAATGCGTTTAAGACAGCTAACCGGGCTGGAACAGGATAAGCTGCATGCCGAATATAATGAGATACAGAAACTGATCACCTATCTGAATGAGATACTGAGCAATGAGGAGCTTTGTATGCAGGTTATCAAGGATGAACTGATAGAGATCCGAAATAAATATGGTGATGAACGCCGTTCAGAGATTATCTTTGCATCGGAAGAGATGAACCCTGAGGATTTCTATGCAGACGAAGAGATGGTGATTACTATCTCGCATATGGGATACATCAAACGTACTCCTCTTACAGATTTCCATACTCAAAACAGGGGTGGAGTAGGGGCCAGGGGGTCCGATACCAGGGAAGAGGATTTCGTGGAATATATCTATCCGGCTACCAATCACAACTATATGCTCTTTTTTACACAGAAAGGGAAATGTTACTGGTTGCGTGTATTTGAAATTCCCGAAGGTACCAAAATTTCTAAGGGACGGGCAATTCAAAACTTGCTGAATATCGATTCTGATGACACAGTTACCGCATTTGTTCGTGTGGAGACCCTTTCGGATGAAGATTACATCAATTCACATTATCTTATATTCTGCACCCAGCAGGGTGTGGTTAAAAAGACTCTGTTAGAAGCCTATTCCCGTCCCAGACAGAATGGTGTAAACGCTATAACCATAAGGGATGACGATCAGGTTATATCTGTTCGTTTGACCGACGGCAGCAAACACGTGATCCTGGCAAACAGGAATGGTCGGGCCATCCGCTTCAGTGAAGATGATGTAAGGCCGATGGGACGTACTGCGACGGGAGTCAGAGGTATGACTCTTGATGAAGATGGGGAAGACTGTGTGATTGGAATGATCTGTATGGCTCCCGATTCCGAAAATACCATTCTTGTGGTATCGGAACAGGGATATGGAAAGAGAACTTACCTCAATGACGAGGATGGTGAACCTGTATATCGTATCACACGCAGAGGAGGTAAAGGTGTTAAAACACTGAACATTACAGATAAAACAGGTAAACTGGTGGCAATCAAGAGTGTGACCGATGAAAATGATTTAATGATAATTAACAAATCAGGCATAACGATACGTCTGAAAATTTCCGATATTCGCACAATGGGAAGAGCTACACAGGGTGTGCGCCTTATTAATTTGGATAAAAGAAATGATCAGATTGCTTCGGTTTGTAAGGTAAACTCTGAAGATTCAGATGATGAGATAAACAATAAATCTACGGAGCCTGATGATGATCTGCAGGAATCGGACAGTGTAGAATAA
- a CDS encoding Lnb N-terminal periplasmic domain-containing protein, translated as MNRKIFSILAFLTVLFALPVKAQVQLSDSAKISMLTASEWNGAVYALFGHTALRVSDDSTGVNAVYNYGFFDSSQPNFIYNFVLGRTDYILGFTTFEDFLFEYEYRGQEVVEQELNLSAEEKRQLYDALYINALPQNRGYRYNYFYDNCATRPRDMVEKFTDGKIKYQPASQNQSFRDLVHESLEKYPWLKFGIDLIIGSDADVTIGVREKMFIPAYLKNSFEEALILKNDTSDYPLVKNTKILLYNNNEINKISEESLYSPIVVAFAILFLTISVSLIQITKLNITKIPKIYDTAIFGIAGLGGLVLSVTIFFSEHPATSPNWNFVWLNIFALAAAILFWAKSANRTVYIYHFINFALLTVFLLLWLFIPQHLPVATIPFSMSLWFRSGTHLFMRRKKILKDKRFSSSRELKAGWGL; from the coding sequence ATGAACAGAAAAATATTCTCAATCCTGGCATTCCTTACAGTCTTGTTTGCATTACCTGTAAAAGCCCAGGTTCAATTATCTGACAGTGCGAAAATAAGCATGCTTACTGCATCGGAGTGGAATGGCGCTGTTTATGCTCTTTTTGGACATACCGCCTTGCGGGTGAGTGACGATTCCACAGGTGTTAATGCTGTATACAATTATGGATTTTTTGATTCGTCTCAGCCTAATTTTATTTACAATTTTGTACTTGGCAGGACAGATTATATACTTGGGTTTACAACTTTTGAGGATTTTCTTTTCGAGTATGAATACAGGGGGCAGGAGGTGGTTGAACAGGAGTTGAACCTCTCTGCAGAGGAAAAGCGACAGCTGTATGATGCACTGTACATTAATGCACTACCTCAAAACAGGGGGTACCGATATAACTATTTTTACGATAATTGTGCTACACGTCCGCGCGACATGGTAGAAAAATTCACTGACGGAAAAATTAAATATCAGCCCGCATCTCAAAACCAGTCGTTTAGGGACCTGGTACATGAATCTCTGGAAAAATACCCATGGTTGAAATTCGGGATAGACCTGATCATTGGCAGCGATGCAGATGTAACAATAGGCGTTAGGGAAAAAATGTTTATTCCAGCCTATCTTAAGAACTCATTTGAGGAGGCGCTGATTCTTAAAAACGATACATCTGACTATCCTTTGGTGAAAAACACAAAAATTCTGTTATATAATAATAATGAGATAAATAAAATAAGCGAAGAGAGCTTATATTCTCCGATTGTAGTGGCATTCGCAATTCTCTTCCTAACCATATCAGTCAGTCTGATACAGATTACAAAGCTCAATATAACCAAGATCCCCAAAATTTATGATACTGCAATTTTCGGTATCGCCGGATTGGGTGGATTGGTTCTGAGCGTTACAATCTTTTTTTCAGAACATCCAGCTACCAGTCCTAACTGGAATTTTGTCTGGCTAAATATATTTGCTCTTGCTGCAGCCATTTTATTTTGGGCAAAATCGGCAAACAGGACTGTTTATATCTATCATTTTATTAACTTTGCACTCTTAACAGTTTTTCTTTTGTTGTGGCTATTTATACCGCAACATCTACCGGTAGCAACAATACCATTTTCAATGAGTTTGTGGTTCAGATCGGGTACGCATCTGTTTATGCGGAGAAAAAAAATATTAAAAGACAAGCGGTTTTCATCAAGCAGGGAACTTAAAGCGGGGTGGGGACTATAA
- the secA gene encoding preprotein translocase subunit SecA translates to MGFNDIISKIFGNKAQRDLNEINPVVTKIKEAYLEVESLSNDELRAKTKELEKRIQEYVSEEKAQIDNLKAGMEEIELDEREAVWNQIDKLEKEITEKYEKILSEVLPLAFSVMKDTARRFTQNGEIVVTATDFDRDLAAAHDFVRVEGDKAIYQNHWIAGGNEITWDMIHYDVQLFGGVVLHQGKIAEMATGEGKTLVATLPVFLNALTHEGVHVVTVNDYLSKRDSEWMGPMYMFHGLSVDCIDKHEPNSDARRKAYEADVTFGTNNEFGFDYLRDNMAISPKDLVQRKHNYAIVDEVDSVLIDDARTPLIISGPVPKGDDQLFDQFRPRVELIVKAQRELTTRLLAEAKTLMASSDQKEQEEGTLLLFRSYKGMPKYKPLIKYLSEQGVKAAMLKTEAFYMQEQMRNMHIVTDPLYFVIDEKMNSIELTDKGIDMLTGKSDDPHFFILPDIASQLSDLENASLNDEEKAAKKDELLQNYAIKSERVHTVNQLLKAYTLFDRDDEYVVIDNKVKIVDEQTGRVMEGRRYSDGLHQAIEAKERVKVEAATQTFATITLQNFFRMYSKLAGMTGTAETEAGEFWDIYKLDVVVIPTNKPIVRDDQNDRIYKTKREKYTAVIEEIESLISKGRPVLVGTTSVEISELLSRMLTLRKIKHNVLNAKLHQREAEIVANAGQSGVVTIATNMAGRGTDIKLTPAVRDAGGLAIIGTERHESRRVDRQLRGRAGRQGDPGSSVFFVSLEDDLMRLFATEKIAGLMDRMGFKEGDVLEHSMLSKSVERAQKKVEENNFGIRKRLLEYDDVMNSQREVIYKRRRHALMGERIDNDVANMISDTARNIVELNEDDYTNMKLDLLRVMALEIPFKEEDMKKMKDDEILEAVTDKAFETFKRKTERLAEIAQPVIKQVYENQGAMYENILIPITDGKRVYNIGCNLKEAYESGSKALVKAFEKSILLLTIDEDWKEHLREMDELRHSVQNASYEQKDPLLIYKLESFNLFNSMVNDINSKAVSILMRGQIPIQDPGSVRRAAPEQKTDYSKYRTQKDESGRGIPGGDGDGNGNGSPQQQRKQKLEPIRVEKKVGRNDLCPCGSGKKYKNCHGR, encoded by the coding sequence ATGGGATTCAACGATATTATATCAAAAATATTTGGTAATAAAGCACAACGCGACCTGAACGAAATCAATCCGGTTGTAACAAAAATTAAAGAAGCCTATTTAGAAGTAGAGAGCCTCTCTAACGATGAACTTCGTGCAAAGACCAAAGAGCTGGAGAAACGTATTCAAGAATATGTTTCCGAAGAGAAAGCCCAGATAGATAACCTGAAAGCCGGCATGGAAGAGATAGAGCTGGATGAACGTGAAGCTGTCTGGAACCAGATAGACAAGTTGGAAAAGGAGATCACTGAGAAATATGAAAAGATCTTAAGTGAAGTATTGCCTTTGGCCTTCTCTGTCATGAAAGATACAGCCCGCCGTTTTACACAGAACGGGGAGATAGTGGTTACTGCTACCGATTTCGACCGTGACCTGGCTGCTGCACACGACTTTGTACGTGTTGAAGGTGATAAGGCTATTTATCAGAATCACTGGATTGCCGGTGGAAACGAGATCACCTGGGACATGATTCACTACGATGTGCAGCTTTTTGGAGGTGTAGTACTTCACCAGGGGAAAATTGCAGAGATGGCAACGGGAGAAGGTAAAACGCTAGTGGCTACTCTTCCGGTATTTCTTAACGCATTAACCCATGAGGGGGTACATGTGGTTACCGTGAACGACTATCTCTCCAAGCGTGACTCTGAATGGATGGGGCCAATGTACATGTTCCACGGGTTGTCTGTTGATTGCATCGACAAGCATGAACCCAATTCCGACGCTCGGCGCAAAGCTTACGAGGCAGATGTCACATTCGGTACAAACAACGAGTTCGGGTTCGATTATCTTCGCGACAATATGGCTATCTCTCCGAAGGACCTTGTACAGCGCAAACACAACTACGCGATAGTGGACGAGGTTGACTCGGTGCTGATTGATGACGCCCGTACACCGTTAATCATTTCCGGACCTGTCCCCAAAGGTGATGATCAGCTTTTTGATCAGTTTCGCCCGCGTGTTGAATTGATTGTGAAAGCACAACGGGAGCTTACAACACGCCTGCTTGCCGAAGCCAAAACATTGATGGCATCATCTGATCAGAAGGAACAGGAGGAAGGGACTCTTCTGCTTTTCCGTTCATATAAAGGGATGCCTAAATACAAACCTCTTATCAAGTATCTCAGTGAACAGGGAGTAAAAGCTGCAATGCTTAAAACCGAAGCATTCTACATGCAGGAACAGATGCGTAATATGCATATCGTTACTGATCCGCTTTATTTTGTTATTGATGAGAAAATGAACAGTATTGAGCTGACAGATAAAGGTATAGATATGCTGACCGGGAAATCTGACGATCCGCATTTCTTTATCCTGCCCGATATTGCGTCTCAGCTGTCTGATCTGGAAAATGCATCGCTAAACGATGAAGAGAAAGCAGCCAAAAAGGACGAACTTCTCCAGAACTACGCCATTAAGTCGGAACGCGTACATACTGTTAACCAGTTATTGAAGGCTTATACACTGTTCGATCGTGACGATGAGTATGTGGTGATCGACAACAAAGTTAAGATAGTGGATGAGCAGACCGGACGCGTGATGGAGGGACGCCGTTACTCCGACGGCCTGCATCAGGCTATTGAGGCAAAAGAGAGGGTGAAGGTGGAGGCGGCCACACAGACTTTTGCGACCATTACACTGCAGAATTTTTTCAGGATGTATAGTAAGCTTGCAGGTATGACTGGAACAGCTGAGACCGAAGCAGGCGAGTTCTGGGATATCTACAAACTTGATGTGGTGGTGATACCTACCAACAAACCTATTGTTCGTGACGATCAGAACGATCGCATATATAAGACAAAACGCGAAAAATATACCGCTGTTATAGAAGAGATAGAAAGCCTTATCTCAAAAGGACGCCCGGTACTGGTGGGTACTACATCAGTGGAGATCTCCGAGCTGCTAAGCCGAATGCTCACACTACGTAAGATCAAACATAATGTGCTGAATGCCAAGCTTCACCAGCGAGAAGCCGAAATTGTGGCCAATGCCGGCCAGAGTGGAGTGGTAACTATTGCTACCAACATGGCCGGGCGTGGTACCGATATCAAGCTGACACCTGCTGTAAGAGATGCAGGAGGTTTGGCTATAATTGGTACGGAACGGCATGAGTCGCGACGTGTAGACCGGCAGTTGCGAGGGCGCGCCGGACGTCAGGGAGACCCGGGATCATCAGTATTCTTCGTATCTCTTGAAGATGACCTGATGCGCTTGTTCGCTACCGAAAAAATTGCAGGACTGATGGACCGAATGGGGTTCAAAGAGGGGGATGTTCTGGAACACAGTATGTTGAGCAAATCGGTAGAGCGTGCTCAGAAAAAGGTTGAAGAGAATAACTTCGGAATTCGCAAGCGTTTGCTCGAATATGACGATGTTATGAATTCGCAGCGCGAGGTTATCTACAAACGCCGCCGTCACGCTCTTATGGGTGAACGTATCGATAATGACGTGGCCAACATGATTTCTGATACTGCCAGAAATATTGTTGAGCTAAATGAAGATGATTACACTAATATGAAGCTCGACCTTCTTCGTGTAATGGCACTCGAAATTCCTTTCAAAGAGGAAGATATGAAAAAGATGAAGGACGATGAAATTCTGGAAGCGGTAACAGACAAAGCTTTTGAAACATTCAAGCGCAAAACGGAACGGCTTGCCGAGATTGCTCAGCCTGTTATAAAGCAGGTTTATGAAAATCAAGGTGCAATGTATGAGAATATTCTGATTCCTATAACCGACGGCAAAAGAGTATATAATATCGGATGCAATTTGAAGGAGGCCTATGAATCGGGTTCGAAGGCACTTGTAAAAGCGTTTGAAAAATCGATATTGCTTCTTACTATCGATGAAGACTGGAAGGAGCACCTCCGCGAGATGGACGAACTGCGCCACTCCGTACAAAATGCAAGTTACGAACAGAAAGACCCGCTGTTGATCTACAAACTGGAATCGTTCAACCTCTTTAATTCAATGGTAAACGATATCAACTCCAAGGCGGTCTCTATTCTAATGCGCGGGCAGATTCCAATACAGGATCCAGGAAGTGTAAGAAGGGCTGCTCCCGAACAGAAAACCGATTACAGCAAATACCGCACGCAGAAGGATGAATCAGGAAGAGGAATACCTGGCGGGGATGGAGATGGCAATGGCAACGGTTCACCGCAACAGCAGCGCAAGCAGAAACTCGAACCTATCAGGGTAGAAAAAAAAGTCGGCCGTAACGATCTCTGTCCATGTGGCAGCGGCAAGAAATACAAAAACTGCCACGGCAGATAA
- a CDS encoding CinA family nicotinamide mononucleotide deamidase-related protein: MKVEIITIGDEILIGQIMDTNAAWMGRELTKQGFEIAAISSVGDQYKDITRAIDIGFERAEILLLTGGVGPTADDITKHTLCTYFHTALVFNDEVMQNIESIFLKRNLPLNQLTRKQAYVPANSRVIMNSAGTAPVLWFEKESKVLVSMPGVPFEMKTAMTDSIIPMLREQFQVKEYLRRSYIVSEITESALATRLAEFENRLSKGISLAYLPYAGFIRLRLSAWGEEHKPEMKQQGRKLKRLLGKNFIAESEKMPEELLGDKLRKKHLTVSTAESCTGGFIAHKITLFPGASLCYKGSIVSYDIQIKEEILNVGSKTIDEYGVVSREVVELMALNVAGLMKTSCSIAVSGVMGPDGGTKDKPVGTVWVGTTYNSVINSCEYHVGNCREENIERTANLAILQLLKMIERKK, translated from the coding sequence ATGAAGGTTGAAATTATTACCATCGGAGATGAAATTCTTATCGGCCAGATCATGGATACCAACGCCGCATGGATGGGCAGGGAGCTTACCAAGCAAGGTTTTGAAATAGCTGCCATCTCTTCCGTAGGCGATCAGTACAAAGATATTACAAGGGCGATAGATATCGGTTTTGAACGTGCAGAGATACTGCTGCTCACAGGTGGTGTAGGACCAACAGCCGACGATATTACCAAGCATACACTGTGCACCTATTTCCATACAGCCCTGGTGTTTAACGATGAGGTAATGCAAAACATAGAATCCATTTTTTTAAAAAGGAATCTCCCGTTAAATCAACTCACCCGAAAACAGGCGTATGTACCTGCAAACAGCAGGGTTATAATGAACAGTGCAGGAACAGCACCAGTACTCTGGTTCGAAAAGGAGTCAAAAGTGCTTGTATCCATGCCTGGTGTTCCTTTTGAGATGAAAACAGCAATGACAGACAGTATCATTCCAATGTTACGTGAACAATTTCAGGTGAAAGAGTATCTGCGCCGTTCATATATTGTTTCGGAAATCACCGAATCGGCACTGGCTACCCGTCTTGCTGAGTTTGAGAACCGACTGTCTAAAGGCATTTCACTGGCATATCTGCCCTATGCAGGATTTATCCGGCTGCGGTTATCTGCCTGGGGCGAGGAGCATAAGCCTGAAATGAAACAGCAAGGCCGAAAACTTAAAAGGCTGCTCGGAAAGAACTTTATAGCAGAAAGCGAAAAGATGCCAGAAGAGTTGCTTGGTGATAAACTACGAAAGAAACACCTGACTGTTTCTACGGCAGAAAGCTGTACCGGTGGTTTTATTGCACACAAGATAACATTATTCCCGGGCGCTTCACTCTGTTATAAAGGAAGTATCGTCTCCTACGACATCCAGATAAAAGAAGAGATACTGAATGTAGGCTCAAAGACGATAGACGAATACGGGGTGGTAAGCCGTGAAGTGGTGGAGCTAATGGCATTGAATGTAGCGGGACTGATGAAAACCAGCTGTAGTATCGCTGTTTCGGGTGTCATGGGTCCCGATGGCGGAACCAAAGATAAACCAGTAGGGACTGTTTGGGTAGGCACCACTTACAACAGTGTGATTAACTCCTGCGAATACCATGTTGGAAACTGCCGGGAAGAAAACATTGAGCGTACGGCCAATCTGGCAATCCTCCAGCTGCTAAAGATGATTGAGAGGAAAAAGTAA
- a CDS encoding alkaline phosphatase family protein translates to MIKVLSSLVAFFSITALFAQNPSGDVPKLVVGITIDQLRGDYLEIFKKTFGNKGFQRLLNNGLVYSNIYYDFPNLDKASAITTIYTGANPSNHGITGEKKYSTATNSEISSFFDNNYLGNFTTDKMSPLPIKVSTIADELKIASGGQSDIFAFAPDASQAMASGGHAANGAYWIEDITGKWATSTFYNNRQPVVDQHNRSAQSLSNTIGGITWRPAIDISHYNAFPYTKNRTNFQHYFGVDKKDNIRLFKQSPYVNREVNDMAIKVIESGSLGKRMNPDFLAVTFYAGNYENSLDKNYSIELQDTYHRLDQELERLLEAIDSSVGLKNTLVFVVSTGYFNEQEIIPEGVVTSGGDFYPDRSVALLNMYLMALYGREQWIKKYYNRELFFDRKLIEDKKIDLREFQQKAAEFLVQSAGVQDVITSYQMLHGAYNQNVQYHRNGYYNGISGDLFIELQSGWRVIEPQKPIKERVRNNAVISPVIFFGSDIKPQRINRTIEATEIAPSVAYRLRIRAPNAAKGEILEELF, encoded by the coding sequence ATGATCAAAGTATTATCTTCTTTAGTAGCTTTTTTTTCAATAACGGCACTATTTGCACAAAATCCTTCGGGCGATGTTCCTAAACTGGTTGTGGGAATAACTATCGACCAGCTTCGTGGCGATTACCTGGAAATTTTTAAAAAGACATTTGGCAACAAGGGGTTTCAAAGGCTGCTGAATAATGGCCTTGTTTACAGCAATATATATTATGATTTCCCTAATCTCGACAAAGCATCTGCCATTACCACAATTTATACCGGTGCCAATCCATCTAATCACGGTATAACAGGTGAAAAAAAATATTCCACGGCGACGAACAGCGAAATATCATCATTTTTTGATAATAACTATCTGGGGAATTTTACAACCGATAAAATGTCCCCGCTTCCGATAAAGGTCTCAACAATAGCTGATGAACTGAAAATAGCTTCAGGAGGACAGTCCGATATTTTTGCCTTTGCTCCTGATGCCTCACAGGCAATGGCTTCGGGGGGACATGCAGCCAATGGAGCATACTGGATTGAGGATATTACAGGAAAATGGGCTACAAGCACGTTTTACAATAACAGGCAACCTGTCGTTGATCAGCACAACCGAAGTGCTCAGTCGCTCAGCAATACCATAGGAGGCATTACATGGCGCCCGGCAATCGATATCTCGCATTACAATGCATTTCCATATACCAAAAACAGGACAAATTTTCAGCACTATTTCGGAGTCGATAAAAAAGATAATATACGCCTGTTTAAGCAGTCGCCATACGTAAACAGGGAAGTGAACGATATGGCAATAAAAGTGATTGAGTCAGGATCTCTGGGCAAGAGAATGAATCCGGACTTTCTGGCTGTTACCTTTTACGCTGGTAACTATGAAAATTCACTTGATAAAAATTACTCAATCGAACTGCAGGATACCTATCACCGCCTCGACCAAGAGCTGGAAAGGCTGCTTGAAGCCATCGATTCCTCCGTGGGACTTAAAAACACTCTGGTCTTTGTGGTGTCTACCGGATATTTCAATGAACAGGAGATAATACCAGAAGGCGTGGTTACATCCGGGGGGGATTTTTATCCCGATAGAAGCGTGGCACTTCTTAATATGTACCTGATGGCGTTGTATGGAAGGGAACAGTGGATTAAAAAATATTATAACAGAGAACTGTTCTTCGATAGAAAACTGATTGAAGACAAGAAGATCGACTTGAGGGAGTTTCAGCAGAAAGCAGCTGAATTTTTAGTGCAATCGGCTGGAGTTCAGGATGTGATTACTTCATATCAGATGTTGCATGGAGCATATAATCAAAATGTGCAGTATCACAGGAATGGATACTACAATGGCATTTCCGGGGATCTGTTCATTGAATTGCAGTCCGGATGGAGGGTTATTGAGCCTCAAAAACCAATTAAAGAGCGAGTGCGAAATAATGCCGTAATATCTCCGGTAATTTTTTTCGGGAGCGACATCAAACCACAAAGGATTAATAGAACTATAGAAGCGACTGAGATTGCACCCAGCGTGGCATACAGGTTACGAATCCGCGCTCCCAACGCTGCAAAAGGTGAAATTTTGGAAGAGTTATTTTAG
- a CDS encoding type B 50S ribosomal protein L31 — MKKDIHPGNYRPVVFKDMSNDEVFISRSTVNARETIEIDGVTYPLVKLEITSSSHPFYTGKQKLVDTAGRVDKFMNRYGNRNKKK, encoded by the coding sequence ATGAAAAAAGATATTCATCCAGGAAATTATCGCCCTGTAGTTTTCAAAGATATGTCGAACGATGAGGTTTTTATTTCACGTTCCACCGTTAATGCAAGGGAAACTATTGAAATAGATGGTGTTACTTATCCATTGGTAAAGCTTGAAATTACCAGTTCATCGCATCCATTCTATACTGGAAAACAAAAACTTGTAGATACGGCCGGACGCGTAGATAAGTTTATGAACCGTTACGGAAACCGTAATAAGAAAAAATAA